One window of the Rhodococcus sovatensis genome contains the following:
- a CDS encoding IS630 family transposase, with product MSDKAARPSARPIILSTADRQVLERRVRSGSTPQKMVLRSLIVLLAADEHTNSAIASELDIHIDTVRKWRTRFHRHGIDALADAPRSGRPPIYNATDIAAVKAWACQIPAHHDIPIARWSTPELAAQLARDGMTVSVSTVRRWLAEDALKPWQYRSWIAVRDPNFEVKASVVLDLYARRYAGQALGSNDFVISADEKPSIQARDRCHPTTAAAPGRPMRVSHDYHRRGALTYLAAYDVHAAQVFGRCEASTGITEFTALVDQVMTREPYASADRVFWVVDNGSSHRGQASIDRLTDRYPNAVMVHTPVHASWLNQVEIYFSIVQRKVLTPNDFPDLAAVENRLHAFAERYNRTAEPFAWRYTRRELNRQLEQIDESAAAA from the coding sequence ATGAGTGACAAAGCCGCTCGACCCTCGGCCCGCCCCATCATCCTGTCCACCGCCGACCGTCAGGTTCTCGAACGCCGGGTGCGGTCTGGGTCGACACCGCAGAAGATGGTGCTGCGGTCTCTGATCGTGCTCCTCGCCGCCGACGAACACACCAACTCTGCCATCGCCAGCGAACTCGACATCCATATCGACACGGTCCGCAAGTGGCGCACCCGGTTCCACCGCCACGGCATCGACGCCCTCGCCGACGCGCCACGGTCGGGCCGGCCACCGATCTACAACGCCACCGACATCGCCGCCGTGAAAGCGTGGGCGTGCCAGATCCCGGCCCATCACGACATCCCGATCGCCCGGTGGTCCACCCCCGAACTCGCCGCCCAGCTTGCTCGCGACGGCATGACCGTCTCGGTCTCGACGGTGCGCCGATGGCTCGCCGAGGATGCGCTCAAACCGTGGCAGTACCGTTCCTGGATCGCTGTCCGCGACCCGAACTTCGAGGTGAAAGCATCTGTCGTTCTCGACTTGTACGCGCGCCGCTACGCCGGACAAGCATTGGGCAGCAACGACTTCGTGATCTCGGCCGATGAAAAGCCGTCGATCCAAGCCCGCGACCGATGCCACCCCACCACCGCCGCCGCCCCAGGCCGCCCGATGCGGGTCAGTCACGATTACCACCGTCGTGGCGCGCTCACCTACCTCGCCGCCTACGACGTCCACGCTGCGCAGGTCTTCGGACGCTGCGAGGCCAGTACCGGCATCACCGAGTTCACCGCACTCGTCGATCAGGTCATGACGCGCGAACCGTACGCCTCCGCCGACCGGGTTTTCTGGGTCGTCGACAACGGATCCTCGCACCGCGGACAAGCATCGATCGACCGCCTCACCGACCGGTACCCGAACGCGGTCATGGTGCACACCCCAGTACATGCATCGTGGCTCAACCAAGTCGAGATCTACTTCTCCATTGTCCAACGGAAAGTACTCACACCCAACGACTTCCCCGATCTCGCTGCCGTCGAGAACAGGTTGCACGCATTCGCCGAACGGTACAACCGCACCGCGGAACCGTTCGCATGGAGATACACCCGCCGCGAACTGAACCGACAACTCGAACAAATCGACGAATCAGCCGCTGCGGCGTGA
- the galT gene encoding galactose-1-phosphate uridylyltransferase, with product MTTTPPPVRSALADGREILFYSLPGNIAHPVSDVRPLAARSSSTQSVVRRDRQTGDWVAIAALRQDRTYKPPADQCPLCPSPAGDRSEVPAADYDVVVFENRFPSLSHAGDGASSLHADARQAPGIGRCEVICFSSDHTASFADLTQAHARLVVDAWRARTEALMAMDGVEQVFCFENRGEEIGVTLSHPHGQIYGYPYLTPRTTSMLRQAREFAESHSSNLFADILATEVDDGRRILIADEYFTAFVPFAARWPVEVHIYPNRHVHNLTELTDVELDALTAVYLDVLGRFDRMYAAPLPYISALHQFRSEGVQADGYFHIELMSVRRSETKWSEPLVRRGSRRSG from the coding sequence ATGACCACGACCCCACCGCCTGTTCGCAGTGCCCTGGCCGACGGGCGCGAGATTCTCTTCTATTCGTTGCCTGGCAATATCGCTCACCCTGTCTCCGATGTGCGGCCGCTCGCGGCACGATCGTCGAGTACGCAATCGGTGGTCCGGCGCGACCGCCAGACCGGCGATTGGGTTGCGATCGCGGCTCTGCGGCAGGACCGCACCTACAAACCCCCCGCCGATCAGTGTCCGTTGTGCCCGTCACCAGCAGGAGATCGCAGCGAAGTTCCCGCGGCCGACTACGACGTCGTCGTGTTCGAAAACCGTTTTCCCAGTTTGTCGCACGCCGGTGACGGCGCGTCCTCCCTGCACGCGGACGCGCGGCAAGCGCCGGGAATCGGTAGGTGCGAGGTCATCTGCTTCTCGAGTGACCACACCGCGTCGTTCGCGGATCTGACGCAGGCTCACGCACGGTTGGTGGTCGACGCATGGCGGGCGCGCACGGAGGCGCTGATGGCGATGGACGGGGTGGAACAGGTCTTCTGTTTCGAGAACCGCGGCGAAGAGATCGGGGTGACGTTGTCGCACCCACACGGTCAGATCTACGGCTACCCGTATCTGACGCCGCGCACCACGTCCATGCTCCGCCAGGCTCGCGAGTTCGCCGAATCTCACTCCTCGAACCTCTTCGCGGATATTCTCGCGACTGAGGTCGACGATGGTCGACGCATTCTGATCGCCGACGAGTACTTCACAGCGTTCGTGCCGTTCGCGGCGCGCTGGCCTGTCGAGGTTCACATCTATCCGAATCGGCACGTGCACAACCTGACCGAACTCACCGACGTCGAGCTGGATGCTCTGACGGCTGTGTATCTCGACGTGCTCGGCCGATTCGATCGAATGTATGCTGCCCCGTTGCCTTACATCTCGGCGCTCCATCAATTCAGATCCGAAGGCGTGCAGGCGGACGGGTACTTCCACATCGAACTCATGTCCGTACGACGGTCGGAGACTAAGTGGTCTGAGCCGTTAGTTCGTCGGGGGTCACGCCGCAGCGGCTGA